From Heptranchias perlo isolate sHepPer1 unplaced genomic scaffold, sHepPer1.hap1 HAP1_SCAFFOLD_535, whole genome shotgun sequence, the proteins below share one genomic window:
- the LOC137315105 gene encoding BICD family-like cargo adapter 2 produces the protein MDLPKDEGTPVGPKWERGRAGSVSPSMEESFLPFMLRRRDTYNPEVGPPDGGDEEDLPRALMQKEQDLQLAAELGKALLERNQELAHQMEELRQESTQKLERLQQEKHEQRREVRGEWRASGRTRVAELESELAQLSAELGKQQSEQRQAERERTQAARELADQNQRLVEQLSQVSHAIRTALGLEEADV, from the exons ATGGACCTTCCAAAGGATGAGGGAACTCCGGTGGGTCCGAAGTGGGAGAGAGGCAGAGCaggttctgtctctccctccatggAGGAGAGCTTCCTCCCCTTCATGCTCAGGAGACGCGACACCTACAACCCTGAGGTGGGCCCGCCAGACGGGGGAGACGAGGAGGACCTACCCAGGGCCCtcatgcagaaggagcaggacttgcaATTGGCCGCAGAGCTCGGCAAAGCCTTGCTGGAGAGGAACCAGGAGCTGGCTCACCAGATGGAGGAGTTACGGCAGGAGTCCACCCAGAAACTGGAG CGCCTACAGCAAGAGAAACACGAGCAGCGGCGGGAGGTTCGAGGCGAGTGGAGAGCGAGTGGGAGGACGCGGGTGGCGGAGCTGGAGAGCGAACTGGCGCAGCTGAGCGCGGAGCTGGGCAAGCAGCAGAGCGAGCAGCGCCAGGCGGAGCGGGAGAGGACGCAGGCCGCGCGGGAGCTGGCCGATCAGAACCAGCGGCTGGTGGAGCAGCTCAGTCAGGTCAGTCATGCCATCCGGACGGCGCTGGGCCTCGAAGAGGCCGACGTTTGA